GACATCTTTGATGTTCCAACCTCACAAAACAAAAACGTTTTCTACTGGCCTTTACAGAAAAACTCTTAACACAGAAGAGAAACTTACCAAGAGGGAAAATCACCATCTCATTATAGCTACCTCAGCCGAAGGTAAATGTTTAATACACAAATTATGCTACTGCATTCCACTTTTGCAGTGATGCTGAACGTCTGTATTTTAATGTGGGCTTCTCTCACTCTGTAAAAATTGAAATCAACGGCCAGTGAAAAATTACTCCCTACCACAGGAGTCCCTTAGCCCTATTTCAGAGCTCCATTAATTAAATAATCTTCCATAAATTGTTTTAAGTGTGCAATGTAGTATTTCAGTCTCCCACattaaatgagaatttcaaaGAATTAAATAATAAAGCTTATTTTAAGTGACCAACAGAGGGCCCGACGGCCTTCTAATAAAATTATAACAAAACCGTACTCAAAACATCGTAGGGAAACTTTGGCTCAGTCTCTTTCAGATAATACATTTCTGTTACGCCTTATTACGCCTATGGACTTAACTTCATAAAAGGGAAAACGCAATTGTAACACCGTGATCCCGCTCTGCTCCTACCCACAGCCAATCTCTCCAATTATCTTCCAGGTGGGGGCAACAGTAAGCCAGTTTTCTGTAACGGGGATTTGTTCCTCCTGCATCGGGGAGCCCAGGAGCCAGGGATCGCTCCCGACAGCGGCGGGAAGCCggcgtcccccagccccggggaggcccTTCGCAGACACCTCGGCTAGCGGGACGGCCCTGCCCTCCCTCCGGAGCGGCCGTACCCCTCGCCGGGTCACCCTGCGACCGTCCCCGCCACCGCGGGCTCCGCCTGGGCCGCGGGGCTGGTCTGGCCACACCCTGTcacggcggcggggctggggcctGTCACCGCCAGCGGGGCTGCGGCCTGTCACCGCCGGCGGGACCGGGccctgcccggccgccccccgccaccACGGCAGGCCCCAGGCCCAGGGCTGACGGGCCGGTACAGCCGGGAGAGCCGCGGCCtcgcccgcctcccgcccgggACGGGGCTAACACCAACCTGCCGGCCGGGAGGGGGCCGGCCCGCTGCTCCCTCACGGCCCCGCACGGCGCCGGGCCGCGCTCCCGCGTCACGGCCCCCGACCTCCCTCGGCCCCGCCGGCGCTACGTGTCGCTCCTgcgggcggccgccgcccggccccgcggggtgGCGttggcggcggccccgccggtCGCCGCCTCGGGCCGGTACTTGAGCCAGCAGATGAGCCATGTGACGACGACGGAGAAGAGGGCGAGGATGCTGGCCACCGACAGGCAGATGGGCCCCACCGGCGACGGCGAGGCCGAGGCGCCGGGCCCGCCGTCGCCGCCGTACTGGTTGACGAAGATGAGGCCGGTGAAGAGCAGCACCACCATGGAGAGGAAGGAGACGACGACGCACACGCAGCCGGCGCTCAGCGCCGCCCGCTTGCAGCTCTGGCAGCTCTCGTAGCCGCCGCCCGAGGAGCGCGgcccggcgggggagggcggaggggcgagggcggccgccgcctcccgggcgcggggcgggcggcggggcggcagcggcggcaggcGGTCCTGGGGCAGCGGGTCGCGGGCCCGCAGCTgcggcgggcaggcggcggccaGCTTGGTGTTGACCGGGAGGCCGTGGACGCGGTGGTCGGGCAGCGCCGTGCGGTGGCGGCAGAGGGGGCAGGCCAGGGAGCCCGGCCGGCCGGGCCCCGGctcggcggcggcgccggcggcggctgggggctgctgggcggCCCGCAGGTGCAGCTGGCTCAGGCACTCCTGGCAGAAGGTGTGCAGGCACTCCAGCAGCTTGGGCGCCCGCCGCTCCAGGTCGAAGTAGTTGTAGCAGATCTTGCACTCGTAGTCCTCGTagctggcggggggggcggccgcggccgccgccgccgcctcctcatcctcctcctcccgccgcccgccctgccctACACCGCCCTTCTGCGCCGGCTCGGCCATAACATCTCGCCGGAGGGGGGACGGAGCGCCGCGGAGAGTCCCGCACCGCGCCTGGCAGgcgggcggggagccggggcagccgcggccccgccgcctcctggCCGCGCCCGCGGGctgcggcgcggcccggcccggcggggagggacggagggatggagagagggagagagggagggagggagggagggagggatggaggcggCCGCCCGCCTGCCtgcgccgggggctgcgggcggggggcgggatcggcgccgcccgcccccggtgcggggcggcggggagcgcgtcccggccgcggcggcggcggggccctgcTCCCGGGCCCTGCTCCCGGGCCGCCTCGCCGCCCCTCGGCACGGCCCCCGCTGGGGGGGCGggtggaggggcgggggggtcgCCGGGGGCGGGGGTCGGGGTGCCGGGGCCCGGCACTGCCGCGGGGTCCCAccgcccggcagccccggcagccgcccTGGCGCTGGGAAACGCCCGCAGGTGGAAAGTGCCGGTGGCTTTTTAGTCCTGACTTGCGTGTGTTCAATCGTTCTATTGTTTTTAGCAGTCTGTGAGGACTCCCCAGTGTGATTATGCATCAGGACCAGCAGCTCTGATTACAAACCCTTCGTTAGGCAGCGAACACGGCTAATCAAGGGTTAATATGGGCTTCCCCATTATGGCAGGTTAACATCTGTTCAATACATACAGCTCCTAGGCTAACGTGTATTTTGCTTCTCTTCGGCAAGAACCTTTTGTGCACTGtgattttacagaatcacagaatggtaggggttggaagggacctctggagagatctagcccaacccccctgccagagcactgtgaaaataaaaagtattttattaggGAAGCCAGAGGCGGAAGGAACTACTGATGCTGTTATTTACATCCTGGCATTGCTATAAGATTTAGAGGTTTTGCCCAGTTCAGTGCAAAACAATCCGAACAATGAAGTGTTCATGGCTACCAATGTCATATGTTAAACAATCTGATAGATTGCACTAAATCAAATTCTGCTCTGTCACAGCAGGCAAGTCTGGAGTAACTCCATTATTTTCAGGTGTAACTCAGGCCATAAAAGTAGTTATTTCTCTTTGTAGCTCTGAAAATGCAGTTGCAGGTGGGGATAGCTCTGGCAGGCAAGGCCCAGGTTTTGGGCACTCCGCATCGCCCTGCGGTGGTGTCAGAGCTGCATTTTGGGGAAAGAGCTCTGGACTAAGAGCTGTCTCAGCTCCGGCATCTTCCCCTCTGGCGCGTGACAAGCTGTATCAGGCACGCTTCACTGCTAGGGGAAGCTCCCTCTCCTCCTTACCGTGACATCCTTTCTTTTATCTGCCTGTGCTGGGAGTTACATTGTTCTTGAGACCGGAGTGTTCTTGAAGAGCCAGGCAAAATGGGGAAACTGTTGcttatttagaaagaaagggCTTTTTGTAAGGATGAAAAGGCCCATATTACTAAATTGTGGCGGCAGGTCTGAAGATTGTCCGTGAGTCCTTGAACAATAAAACTGGCAAAAGAGGGAACTTCCTTCAAGTTTTTCATCTTAGCATAAACTGAAATAATGGGATAAAGCCAGAGAAAAGTAGGAATGCTCTCTGTACAGGGAGCCTGATTCTTTTTGTGATTTATCCTAGGAAGTGGTTTAAAGTCTGTTAAAACTCCAGGCTCAGcctctgaaaagaagaaagaaaatgaattttgcagTCACTGTCCATAGTGCACAGCTGCTTCGGCATGTGATGTCAAAAATCACCCCTTTTTAAAGCCCATACTGGTTTGCACCCTCAGAGCTAATCTGCCCCATCACCTGGAGGACTTTTTCAGTGTTACTGTTTTCCCAGTGCTGTATATCATCCCTGATGAATTTGGACTCTTCCTCTAACTCTGGTATATtctatttcttacacaaaatctTATCATATTTACTCAGGTATTCTTAAATATACAtttctggtggtttgttttgtttcaccccccttttttttttttgcttgccatTTCCCTGTTTAGTGTCGTCTTCTCATTTAATTAGTTCATTGTTAAAAGATATATATCAAATTATCCCAGGCACCTCCCTTCCGCTTAATATTATTGCCACTTTCATAACCCTACAgctttcaattaattttcaaaacacGTGAAAGTCGTTAGATCCAAGCAGGTCCgaattaatttttcaagtaaaattttTTGAGGCACTGTGTCAAATGCTCTAATAAGGTCCAGATACATCAGCTGCGTTTCTGGTTCAAACTGCTTTGCCCCTGTCTTTTGTGTTCTGAGTTTTCTTATCTGATGTGTATCTGCCTTGAGGTCAACTGAAACTCCACCTAATAAGTACATGAGAGTTAGCATTGGGAAACCTTCCTGTAATTCTGGCATGAAAACTATATAGAATAGATGGCAAAGTTGTgcataactgaaaaataataattaaaaatgctaTATGTGAAATTAGGatgaaatttgcatttttttgataAAACTAAGAATGAGAAAAACTGGTGCGTAGTCACAGAAACTTCTTTGCTCATAATTAGCCCTGTGAACACAATGCTGTATAACTAGACCCTGCACGAGCAAGATTATCTTGTGCCGTGCGGTCCCTAGAGAACATTATTTAATAGAAGATATAAACCGCCTGGTCCCCAcgcctggggagatgctgcttttctctgtggaAGGGTGCTACTCCGATTTACCTCTTTGCGTATCTCATGGCACTTGAGGGTTCTGTCCTTAGCCTTTTGCTAGCACAGGAGCTCATGCGATGACACGGTCAGTTCATGGAGATGATCCAACTGAACgctctttacttttttattagtttttctgcTGGAGCAGCTCAGAGAAGTGGGTTGCTGCCTGGGTGCATGAGGTCTGCAGCcagtgcaaagaaaaatgctggtgGCTGTGGTCAGGAGAGGAAATGAGTCTGGGACCACAGCGATGCTGATTTATGTACTTACCTTGCTGTGGAACAAAGCCATTAATGATTTCAGCCCTTTTGTCTTAATCCAGCATCGTGCCATGTATATAAAGGGGTATCCTAGTCCAGCGCAAGGCTTGAAAGTCTGCTGTGACAACTTGAAGAGCAAGCATATTGCATCCCGTGCAGGAGAGTGTTCAGCTGTAGCTTTCCGGGGGTGCCCGGATTCCCCATGCAGGGTGTACATCTGTGCAGCACGCACTCCTACTCCCTGTGACGTGGTGCTACCCTGGCTCCTCAGTCACTTGGACTGTCAGAGCGTCTGACCTGGAGCTGAAGGTGACTTCTTGGCCAGATTCCTCTGGTGACTAAATCCATAACTCTTCACAAGTTGGACAAGTTGGAGGAGTTGGACCATGAGTACTAGAAGATTTCTTCATGTTGAATTCACAGGTTTCCTAGGCTGGGGttgaagagaagagaaagttctTCAGATTTTTGGAAGAGTTACAGTATTAAGATCCAGACGTGTTCTCTCCTTTCGTCACTTTAATTACAATGAGCATTTGTTCTTTGGATTGTCAGCTTGTAGGGCGTGTTCTTTAGTGGGAAATATGTATTAGTTATtgtaaaaaaaacaccctgaaatGCAACTGAGCTGATTCAGAGGGCTGACTTTTGGCTGAACCACTATTGGAGACTTTGGATGTTATTCAGAAGTTGTGTTACGAATTCTGAGCAAAAGTGGCAAACAACCCttacaaaatacacatttttccagttaaaataaTCATCCTGCAGCTGGTAAGAATTGATTTTTTGCGTTTTGAATATTGGGCCTGATTTACCCAGTGCAGTGTGCCAGTTTTCTGCTGGTGTAGGACTTGATCTTAGAAGAGCTGTAACAGTGTAAAATGAACTCACTGATGAGCCAAGCCCAAAACCTCGTAGAAGAATCCTCCCGTTTTTCACAAGGGAGGCATATATCCCTGCAGCAATAACATCTTGTTTAGCTGGTTTAATTCTTCAGGATTTCTGTGTTGCGTTACAATAGGTATATTTAATGAAACTTGAcatcttgctttttatttacagGTAGGAAGAACGTTCCCTCTGATGGATGCCCAGGACAGGAATGGATGAGATACCAGCCtactcacagtaaaaaagttaaACCCCTCTTTTTTTATCCTTATGTTTTCTATACATTTCAACGATTAAGTAGCTTGTTTAGGACCGATGCAAAGGTCAGACAGCTCTTCAGGTAAGTCCTTGTGGTTTAATGAACTCTTATGATAGACATTAGAAGCTTTTTGGCAATATTTTAATATCAGGAgttttttacttttctcaaaGTCTACTTATTGTATGACTTTCTAGAGTGCATTAAGTAACTAAGCCTAGAGCTCATTTggtaaatatttaggaaaaaaaccaactcttcCGCTTTACATCCTTCCACTCACATTAATttagaagaattttttcctccaaCCCCATTTCCACTTACTTTTGAGGGGCGGCAAAAGCTGTGCATTGTCTTTGTGccctatcatagaatcatagaatcatttaggttggaaaagacctttgggatcatcgagtccaaccatcaaccatcATTGTATTGTAGGATGCTGCAACAGCATCTTCTGCTTTCTTCactgtaacattttatttcatataatgtatttctgaataatttataattaaagtgcttttttacctcttctgtcTTGGTACTACCCTAAAAGCTATTGCGTGTGCTGTCTATTGCATTCAGTACAAAAAGGAATGTTAATTTTCAACAATATTTGGGGGCCATTTCAGGGAgctgaaaaaggagagaaggaggattGCAATGATGCGCAATTCCACATCAGTCACAGCCATATCCAAAATGTGTTGTTCTTTTAATGCTTGTAAtaggaaagaggcagaggtaaATAGATGCAGAGGCACCTTATTTGACAccccttccccccaaaatacACTTTATTGTGTTGTAGCTGCTAAAGATGGTCCTACTTCAGTTGCCTCAGGTGATGCGGAATGTGTAAATGAGTGCCTTCACTGCAGAGGTGAATACCTCTGCTGGCGagttctctgctttttcttttcttctagattAAGCTTTACCTTCTCTTCCTCACCCGGTGTTGACCTGACGCCCCAAGCACAGACATGCCCTGGTTGGCATCAATCTGATGCCAAATTGTGCAACAGGTTTATTGGCAATAAAAAGGCGAAGGAGGCGGGCTCAACGCTGGAGGTGATCGCATCATTTCTGATGGCAACAATTTCTGATTATTCCCATCCAATTATTTTCCATAATGCTGTCTTTTCAGCACGCCCCAAACAGGTAACCGCGTTATGAGCTTTGGTTAAGAAAAGATGAGGAACCATTTAAAATTGTGAAGTTATGTGCCTTAGTGCAATATCCTTCTCAAATAGCCAAGGAATAACAGCAACGAGGGGCGTCACCACAGACTCGCTATTCAGGGCAAACCCATCTCAGAAATGTTATTTAAGCTGATGGCAGACATGGGGTAACTCCACGGTTCATGGTTAATACTGACTCCAGTGTTACCCTTGCAGACCCGTGTTTAATCAAGTTAACAGGAGTATCAAGATGAATCGTTTGGGGTCCAGAGCCCAGCGCCTTGTGGGTCCCGGCGAAGCGCAGCCAAAAGAGCCCACATCTCTCTCGTGTATGGCATTTTATTAACGCCTCCCTGAAACAGGAACTGTGTTTCTGTGTTAGGGCAGATCTGCCCTGAGTGTTCGCAGGGATTTAATTAATCTCatggaaaacagtatttaaattgGTGCAGTCTTCCAGGTTGGTTGCAGCTTTAGGACCAAAcgtatttttataaaatttaccTTCTACTAAACAAACTGCACTTTAAACCTTTTGCCGATGatacaaatgagaaaagaatCCAGGAATTGCGCTAATTTAACTGTTGTTTTTTCAAAAAGGACCAagctaaaaagagagaaaacctcaGAGAAGGACTTTGTTTTGGCCAGCACTGTGCTTTCTGCACGTCGCAGTGATCGTGAAAATGGAATTTGAGGCTGGATGCTGATGTGGGtggcagcgtggggctggcagagcctgtCGGGGCGTGCTTGGTGCAGGGTGCTGCCTCCGCAGCCTCGGCAAGGAGGCACAACTCCGCGGAGCAGGACATTCCGGGGTGCGGGACTGCTGTGCACCTTGGGGCTTAAAATGAGCTAAGCGTTATGGCTTTGCTGGCCACAttaaagcagctctgtgggaaaataaagccaaaattaATAATTACTAATAAGGGTGATTAATTAGTGAATGCCAGCATGGCTGTTTGCTCTTGGGCAGTGACTTTCTGCTACCCAAATTGTCCTTGCATCGTACCGAGAAAGGAAAGCTATTCCTATATGGAATCACTTTACAAGATTATTTAGTGCTTTGGGAGCTCTGTTTAAAATACACAGCGCGCATTTCAGTTACTGCTTTTATTACCGCGTATCATTGGTAACGTTGAGTTAAAATAGGGTTGGTTATCTCCAAAAGAAATCCTGATCCGGTGAAGCTGGTAAGAATTTTTTCATCAGCTGCAAAGGGGACAAGTTTTTATCCTTGATAATGGCAGTGACATAGTTTTAAAGACAGCTTGAAAGCAACTACTATTGCTCAGACCACAATATTATGTATATATGCTTAAATCTATTTTATTCCGAATGAGAAACAGATGAAGGGCTTGGGGATTTTTGCATTCATGCTATTGCATGTATTCAGatattaaaattgttttggtttgtgtttttttgaagTGAGCACATGggactttctgattttttttttagacaaactTTAACATCGTCTCACAAGAAATAACAAATTCAAAAATCACTTGCAATGAACCTAAAACCTGACCTATAGCCAGCTGAAACCTAAAGGACTGTTTCTGTCAGTTTCTCTGGGCTCAAGGTTAGTTTCAAATAGTAGTATTTTCTATTGTAGATGTATTTCAGCTTTGTGCTCAAGAAGTGCCTATATAGGGGAGAAGAAACTTCATATGCTTCACCTGGGCTTGTAAGGGATACAAGTTGGGTTGCCTCCGGAACGGCAGAGCTACATGCCACCCTTGCGACCCCCTGCTCACCCCACCTCTTGGAAGCCTCTGCATTCCCTACCTGGATCTCCATAACCTCGGAGGAGCCCAGCCGCTGCTTTTAAAAGAGGTATCAGTCAGAAAAGCAAATCTAGTGTTAGGGGTCAATTAGGAAcaattaaaacattgttttgccACTGTATCCATCACGTACCGAGCACCGTTTGAGCTTCTGGCGCCTCTTCTCTAGGAAGGCAAACTAGGAAGGAAAGTGTTGAGGGAAAAGCAGGAATGACCAGGGACTGGGAAGAGTTTCCTTGTGAAGGAAACCCAGTGGAGCAGGAGTGCACAACCTCCGGAAGAGGCGGCTTAGAGGGGATACAATAGCTGTCTAATTGACTCCGCTGAACAAGCCAAGCAACTCAGACACAGTGGACGGATCTCCAGCATCGCAAGGGGACGGAGACTGCCAAAAGGGATGCTGCCAACTGCTAAACTTGCCCCGCCAAGGGTGACTGTAACTCTAGAAGGAAAGGGATATCTGATTTGTTACTTGGCATACGCCTGCTGTATAGTCTGGTCTGCTGGCCCACTCTTTTTCATAATATTGGAAAGGAAGATGAGAAGCTTGTTTCTAATGGGTTGATtagatattaaatattttggaACAAAAGCAACTAACAACTGGGATGTCTTTCTGATGGGGGTGAGAACTCAGGATGTTTAAATTGAAGAGAAAACTCTCCAATTAGCTAAAAATGCAGTTCTAGCTGAGTCCAGAAAGAGATTCCTTCATCCTAATTTGAAATCTAAATTACTTTAATTGAAGAGTATATGGTTCCTGACTTTTATGAGTAAGAATAATTGTAAATGGATTcaattgccattttttttttgttcacaattattttccccacaaaaaatGTGGACTAAATTTGTACTCCCACTAGTGAATGCCAATTTGGAAGAATTCCACTGGATTCATTGCCATTTTCCTGCTTGCACCTTCCTTAGCCAGTACAGAATCAGGCCCTGCGTGCATAATTTTTCCACTTTTAGACCTGAGGGAATATAATCGGAAGCCGGGCTGAGGTCCCATTCCAGATCAAGTCTTTCATATGCAGattaaaaaatcagtgaaaaacaaGCTTGGTTTGGCAGTTACTTTAAAAGAGACCTTTGGATGATTTTATCAACAGCAGAAGAGGCGATTCATTCTTCATGCAAGAAATCATCATATATCTCATTTTGGGAGATGTGATCTATACTGACTGTTTTTTGGGTAGAGAGAAAAATACCTTATTTGGGAGAAATTTTCTTAGGGCCACTTCAGGTCTCTGGAAACACTTCTGCCCTCAAAAACCTCATCCCGTAAtcttagagaaatatttttaccCAGTGTATTGAgatcaatatttttgttttatttatttctgtagtctTGTCTCTTTGACTGTCTGAGGCTTCAAATAAGATTTCAGAAGCTCACCCAGAGTTTCTGTCTTAATTCTGCTGGAAGCATGGGCACCGACTTATAGCTGTGGTTCAGATTTgtagatgctaatgcaagaaagCACCCAAGGAATGCAGCTTCTCTCAACTCTTGCGCTGCTAGGGACTTATAACCACTAAGGAAGGGAGTTAAAACATGACTTCAGCCATTGCCAGGAAAGCCGCCAAGAAAGCCGCCAACCAGATGGATGATCCACGGTGGATGGTCAACAATCATAGTTGATAGATCTGTAGGTGCTGCCATTGTCTTTCAAAAGAATGCATATTCCTCATTTGAGCACAAATAAATAGAGTTAACAGGGTGGACATGGTTGTCCTCTCAACAAATCAATGGATGTCTCAAGCCTTGTTGACTTGCACAGTGTCCGTGCAAGGGCCATGGGTGAGGCTGTAGCACTGTAGATGCTGCCGTAACATCCACCCTCCCAGTCAGAGGGTGCAGCAGCTCCAGTTGGGGGTGATCGGTCACCTCTCGGATGACATCTGATACTCAACAATTTGAtgcagaggaaatatttttgctaaaatagttaaaaataaggaaaataaggatTATTAAAATAGCTGTACAGAGAGTTGGGTTTGTATTGTTGGGTGATGACAGAGTATGGCCGTGTTTCTCTCCTGCAAAAAGTATTGAAAATGTCTGCCATTTGGAGATACTTAAATACATTTCAACAGCAAAACGTTTGCTCTGAGACTGAGGCATAGTGGAAAATCGCTCCTACAATGAGTTATTAGAGGTGAAGGATCAATGATGACTGCATTCTGAAGAGGGATGAGGGAGCTGCCCAGACAAGGCATCTCTTCAGTCTGCCTGCGTCTGAATTCCATGATGTCTCCACAAGAGGTCTGTAAGTGCAGGATAGCCCTATATTTCTGTCTTCCTTATGgatcccctttccttccttccttcctccagtcTGAAGATGGTCACATTTTAAGGGGTTGCAAACTGCTTCGGAAAGCCAGGGCAGCTCTGGAAATACGCTGATCACATCTGAAAGTAATCTCAACTTCATTTATTCATATGTAAGATTAACAGTAGCTGACTATTAATTGCTAGAATCAGGGCAAATTCCCAGAATATAAAAGGTTTTTTCTCACTGCTCGGTACAGTTCATTTCATAGCTTCCAGTGTTTGAAGTGGATGACTTGTATTATTTCTAAGGAATCAAGGCAAACGTTGTCAGACCTCCTAATGATTGCTTCTATCTACTATACCataaaaaatgtacatatgtaTCGTTCTTGATTTACTGCCAGTCAATCAACGTTAAAACATTGACATATGGGTGTGGgattttttgctgtctttaaaaTAGGATCAATGACATTAAGGTTTGTCATGTAAATagtagaaataaagcaaaaaacccaagagcTATTTATGGTTTTAGGATGACATCTGTAATGTGGGTGGCAGTAGAATGAAAAGCGGAGAATTTCAAAGCTCTTCATAGTTGAATGAATTGACTGAGCATATATTTTTTTAGTGGTTTAAAAGGCATTAGTTACCCAAAGTTCATGCATACAAACAAAGT
The sequence above is a segment of the Larus michahellis chromosome 6, bLarMic1.1, whole genome shotgun sequence genome. Coding sequences within it:
- the RNF228 gene encoding RING finger protein 228, whose amino-acid sequence is MAEPAQKGGVGQGGRREEEDEEAAAAAAAAPPASYEDYECKICYNYFDLERRAPKLLECLHTFCQECLSQLHLRAAQQPPAAAGAAAEPGPGRPGSLACPLCRHRTALPDHRVHGLPVNTKLAAACPPQLRARDPLPQDRLPPLPPRRPPRAREAAAALAPPPSPAGPRSSGGGYESCQSCKRAALSAGCVCVVVSFLSMVVLLFTGLIFVNQYGGDGGPGASASPSPVGPICLSVASILALFSVVVTWLICWLKYRPEAATGGAAANATPRGRAAAARRSDT